From one Phocaeicola salanitronis DSM 18170 genomic stretch:
- a CDS encoding UxaA family hydrolase translates to METTYLKINPADNVAVAITPLKAGETIQVDGQNITLKTDIPAGHKVTLKDFNEGENIIKYGYPIGHAIKPVPQGSWICEKEIKTNLAGLLDYTYSPIEVSLDIPHENRTFKGYRRKNGDVGIRNEIWIIPTVGCVNGIVNQLAEALRKETKEEGIDAIVAFPHNYGCSQLGEDHENTKKILRDMVLHPNAGAVLVVGLGCENNQPDIFREFIGAYDEERIKFMVAQKVDDEFEEGMKILRDLYAKCKQDVREDIPLSELRVGLKCGGSDGFSGITANPLLGMFSDYLIAQGGTSVLTEVPEMFGAETILMNRCKTPELFNQTVHLINDFKDYFLSHGEPVGENPSPGNKAGGISTLEEKALGCTQKCGKSYVSGVMPYGERLQTKGLNLLSAPGNDLVAATALASCGCHIVLFTTGRGTPFGTYVPTMKISTNSNLAAHKPGWIDFNAGVIVENEPMEVTCKRFTDYVIRVASGEWVNNEKKNYREIAIFKTGVTL, encoded by the coding sequence ATGGAAACAACTTACCTGAAAATCAACCCGGCAGACAATGTTGCCGTTGCAATTACCCCACTGAAAGCGGGAGAGACCATCCAAGTGGACGGTCAGAACATTACCTTGAAAACAGATATCCCTGCCGGACACAAAGTTACATTGAAAGACTTTAACGAAGGGGAGAACATCATTAAATACGGTTATCCTATCGGACATGCCATCAAGCCCGTACCGCAAGGAAGCTGGATTTGCGAAAAAGAAATCAAAACCAACCTTGCCGGATTACTGGATTACACCTACAGCCCGATAGAAGTATCGCTGGACATTCCGCACGAAAACCGGACCTTTAAAGGATACCGCCGCAAAAACGGCGATGTAGGAATCCGTAACGAAATATGGATTATCCCGACCGTGGGTTGCGTAAACGGCATTGTCAACCAGCTTGCCGAAGCTTTGCGTAAGGAAACAAAAGAAGAGGGCATTGATGCCATCGTAGCCTTCCCCCACAACTACGGATGTTCGCAGCTGGGCGAAGACCATGAGAATACAAAGAAAATCCTGCGCGACATGGTGCTCCATCCCAATGCAGGAGCAGTATTGGTCGTAGGATTGGGATGCGAAAACAACCAGCCCGACATCTTCCGTGAATTCATAGGTGCCTACGATGAAGAGCGCATCAAATTCATGGTCGCACAAAAAGTAGACGATGAATTCGAAGAAGGCATGAAAATCCTGCGCGACCTGTATGCCAAATGCAAGCAAGACGTACGCGAAGACATTCCTTTGTCGGAATTGCGCGTAGGTCTGAAATGCGGAGGTTCGGACGGATTCTCCGGAATTACCGCCAACCCGCTGCTGGGTATGTTCTCTGATTACCTGATAGCACAAGGCGGCACTTCTGTACTGACCGAAGTACCCGAAATGTTCGGAGCGGAAACCATCTTGATGAACCGTTGCAAAACGCCGGAATTATTCAACCAAACCGTACATTTAATCAACGACTTTAAGGATTATTTCCTCTCGCACGGCGAACCGGTAGGCGAAAATCCTTCACCGGGAAACAAAGCCGGAGGTATTTCTACACTGGAAGAAAAGGCATTGGGATGTACTCAGAAATGCGGAAAAAGCTACGTATCAGGAGTTATGCCCTATGGCGAACGCCTGCAAACCAAAGGCTTAAACCTGCTTTCCGCTCCGGGAAATGACCTGGTGGCAGCTACGGCTCTTGCATCTTGCGGATGCCATATCGTATTGTTCACAACAGGACGCGGAACGCCTTTCGGCACGTATGTACCTACCATGAAGATTTCAACAAATTCAAATCTGGCAGCTCATAAACCGGGATGGATTGATTTCAATGCGGGAGTGATTGTAGAAAACGAACCCATGGAAGTAACCTGTAAACGCTTTACCGATTATGTAATCCGGGTAGCCAGCGGCGAATGGGTCAACAATGAAAAGAAAAACTATCGCGAAATCGCTATTTTCAAAACGGGAGTAACTTTGTAA